Below is a window of Methanocaldococcus jannaschii DSM 2661 DNA.
TATCAACCCCTAACTCTTTAAGTTCAAAAGCCATCTTTATTCTCTCCTCTACGCTCTCTCCAAGTCCAAATATTCCACCACTACAAACCTCTAAGTCAAGTTTTTTTGCCTCTTTTATAACTTTTACTTTATCTTCATAGCTATGAGTTGAACAGATATTTTTAAAGTAGTTTTTTGATGCCTCTAAGTTATTGTGAATCCTAACGTCCAATTTTTTTAGTTCTTTTAATTTTTCTCTATCCAATAAACCCAAAGAACAGCACACTTTTAAATTTGTTTCTTCCTTTATAAGCTCTATAGCTTCAACAATTTCAATGAATTCATCATCATTAATTTTTTTGCCACTTGTTACTATACTGAATCTCTCTACCCATAGGGGAAACCCCCTATTGGGATACCCCACGTCCATTAAGTTGGGGCTTTCAGCCCCAATTAATGTCCCACGTTCTATGGATGAGGAAATTTTAGAACATTCATCGATGATTTTTTTAGCATACTCTAAAATCTCCTTTTTAGATTTTAATGGATATATTGGGATGTTGCATTTACTATAAATTGATTGAGAGCAGAAAATACAATCCTCTTTGCATTTTCCACTTTTTGCATTTATTATAGCACATAATTTAATTTTGCTATTATTTTTTATCCTATTTTTTATTTTAAAAGCCAAATATAACAAATCTATAGCACTGAAGTTATTATATAAATAGAGGGCATCATCAAAATCTATTTTGTTCTTTAGAGATTTTTTTAAAAAAGTTTCAATCTCCATAAAAATCACCCTATATACAATAAATAAACATTAACTTTTAAAATTTATTGGTGATTGTTATGTATAGTATAAAGATGAGGGCATCGAAGAATGGAAAACACATCTCTGGAGCTGAGAGAATTGTAAATAAAGATGAGATTGAAGAGACTGTTAAGGAGCTTGTAAGAAGGGCTTTAACTCATGAAAATGGAACTCCAGACTTTATAAATATAAAGATTGAAGAGATTAAAGAAGAGATAACATACATTAACCACTTGCCAATAAAAACAATACACTGTAAAGATAAAGAAGAGGCAAGAGAAACGGCAAAGAAAATATTAAGAAATGAAGGCATCCCAGATAGCGTTATAGATTATGCTTATGAGATTATTGATAAAGGGGGAATGAGAGGAGCAGCAATTTTAAATTTAAAGGGAGAGAGGTTAGAGCCAGATAAGGAGAGAGGAGTTAGAGTTAAAAACATAGATACAACAAAGGAATTGAAAGAGAAGATTTTAAAAGAAAATTTAGGGACAGAAAGAACTGTCGATGCCATTGCCATAGCATCTAAGGTTATTCATTTGGGAGTTATTGCAGAACTCTGCACATCGGATAATAAAAGCTACACAACTGGCTATGTAGCAACTAAAAAGGGATACTTTAGAATTACAAATTTAAAAAAAGAGGGAGAAAGTGGAGGAAGGGTATTTTTTGTTAAAGATGATGTTGATATAGAGGATTTAATCAACAAATTAGAAAACAAACCATTTATTATAAAATAAAAAGGGATTTTTATGTTTAGGGAGAAATTAAGAAGAGAGATTGAAATTATAAAGAACAACGGATTATATAGATTTTTAAGGAAAAAAGATGATGGAGTTTTAGATTTCTCTTCAAATGATTATCTATGCCTATCAAAGCATCCAGAGGTTATTGAAGCAGTTAAAGAAGGGCTAAAATATGGGGCTGGTTCAACCGGCTCAAGATTAACTTCTGGAAATATAAACCATCAAAGATTGGAGGAGAAGATAGCTGAATTTAAAGAGACGGAGAGGACTTTAGTTTATTCATCCGGCTATGCAACGAATGTTGGAGTTATCTCTGCATTGTGCAAAAAAGGAGATTTAATTTTGAGTGATAAGCTTAATCATGCCTCTATCATTGATGGTTGCAAGTTGAGTAAAGCAGATGTTTTAATTTACAATCATTGCGATGTTGAGCATTTAACCAACTTAATTGAAGAGAATTGGGGGAAATATAACAACCTCTTTATTGTAACTGATGGAGTTTTTAGTATGGATGGGGATATAGCTCCTTTGAGGGATTTAAAGAAGATAGCTGATGAATTTAATGCCATTTTAATTATTGATGACGCACACGGCACTGGAGTTTTAGGAGATGGGAGAGGAACATTAAAGCACTTTAATTTAAAACCTTCTGACAACATAGTGCAAATTGGAACTTTATCTAAAGCAATTGGTGGTTTAGGAGGCTTTGTCTGTGGAATTGAGGAGGTTGTAGAGTATTTAATAAACACTTCGAGGAGTTTTATATTCTCAACTGCTCTACCTCCTCATGTAGTTGAGGGTTGCATTAAGGCCTTTGAGATTATTGAAAAAACAGATATAGTTAAAAAGCTTCAAAAAAACATAAAAATAGCAAATAAAGTTTTTAAAAAATATGAATTTATTAAAGAAGATAACTTAACTCCAATCTATCCATTTATTTTTAAAGAAAAAACCATGGAAATAGCAGAACATTTAATAAAAAATAATATCTTTTGTGTAGGAATTAGATATCCAACTGTTCCTAAGGGATTGGAGAGGATAAGGGTTAGCATAAATGTTGGGCATGAAAAAGAGGATTTTGAACTGTTGTGTGAGAGGATTAAAGAGGTTTATAGTAGTGACTGATATTTCTCTTTTTTAGTTTTTATTAAATAAAATAAGCATTTATTTGGTTTCCTATATCAATGATAATTGTAATTATAATAATTACGATTATCATTTTGTGGTAAGTTATTTAAACAGTAGATTAAAAATTTTGATAGGTGATAAAATGATATTTATAACTGGAACAGACACTGGTATAGGGAAAACTTACGTTTCATCAATTTTAGCAGAGAATTTGAAAAAAATGGGCATTAACGTTGGATATTTAAAGCCGGTTGAGACAGGAGGGAGAGAAGACACTCTAACTTTAAAAAATATTTTAAATACAGATGATGATTTGGATTTAATGAATCCTATTAATTTAAAACTTCCCCTATCTCCAAATATTGCGTTTGACGTTGAAAACTCCCCTTTAACTTTGGATGAGATAAAAGAGAAAATAAAAAATGCTTATGAAACTTTAAAAGAAAAATATGATTTTTTGATTGTTGAAGGAGCTGGAGGAGTTTGCGTTCCAATAAAAGAAGATTTTTTAATGAGTGATTTGATTAAGTTTTTAGGATTAGATGCAGTTGTTGTTTCAAGACCTAATTTAGGGACTATAAACCACACACTATTAACTGTTGAACATTTAAGGAATAAAGGAATTAACGTTAGAGGAGTTATTATTAACTGTATAACTGATTTAAGTGAAGTTTTATATTATGAAAAAACCTTTGAAACAATAGAAAAAGTTGGGAACATTGAAATAATTGGGATTGTTAAAAGTAGGGAAGATTTTGAGATTGATTTTGAAAAGATTTTGAGGTGAATAAAATGAACATTGATAAAAATTTACTTGAAAAATGGGATAAAGAATATATTTGGCATCCATACACACAGATGAAAGAATATAGAGAATCAAAAAACTTGATTATTGAGAGAGGAGAGGGCAATTATTTAATTGACATTTATGGAAATAAGTATTTGGATGCTGTTTCATCTATATGGTGTAATCTATTTGGACATAGTAGAAAGGAGATAATTGAAGCAATAAAAAATCAAGCTGATAAAATCTGCCATTCAACACTTTTAGGCTGTGGAAACGTCCCATCAATTTTATTGGCAAAAAAATTGGTGGATATAACTCCAAAGCATTTAACAAAGGTATTTTACTCTGAAGATGGAGCAGAGGCAGTTGAAATAGCAATTAAAATGGCTTATCAATATTATGTTTTAAGAGGAGATAAGGGAAGAACTAAATTTATTTCAGTTAAAGAAGGCTATCATGGGGACACTGTTGGAGCAATGAGTGTTGGGGGGAGTGAATTATTCCATGGGGTTTTTAAGCCTTTATTGTTTAAAGGCTATCATGCAAATCCTCCTTACTGCTACAGATGCAAATACCACAACTTTAAAGATACTGATGAGAGAAATGAAAAAGGTTGTGAAATGGAATGTTTAAATGAGATGATTAGTTTAATTGAAAAACATGCTGAGGAAGTATTTTGTGTTATCCTTGAAGGAGGAATTATGGGTTCTGCTGGAATGATTCCATATCCAGATGGATATATTGAAGGAGTTGCAAAGGCATGTAAGGAGAATGATGTAATCTTTATCCTCGATGAGGTAGCTACTGGATTTGGAAGAACTGGGAAGATGTTTTTCTGTGATAATGAAGAGCTAAAAAAGTTGGAGAAGCCAGATATCCTTTGTCTTGGAAAGGGATTAACTGGAGGCTATTTGCCATTAGCGGCAACTCTAACAACTGATGAAATCTATAACCAATTCTTAGGAGAGTTTGGAGAGAGTAAGCAACTCTATCATGGTCATACATACACTGGAAACCAACTTCTATGCTCTGCTGCATTAGCAACATTAGAGATTTTTGAGAAGGAGAATGTGATAGAGAATATCCAACCAAAAATAAAGCTCTTCCATAAAGAATTAAGGAAATTAAAGGAACTTGAGCATGTTGGAGATGTTAGAGGAAGGGGTTTTATGGTCGGAATAGAGCTTGTAAAAGATAAAGAGACTAAAGAACCCTACCCTTACGGTTATAAAGCTGGCTACAGAGTTGCTGAAAAGCTGTTAGAAAAAGGTATCTACATGAGACCAATTGGTAATGTTATTATCTTAGTCCCACCATTGTCAATAACTGAGAAAGAGATTATTTATCTATGCGATGCGTTGTATGAAGCTATAAAGGAAGCTGACCTGTAATAATGGA
It encodes the following:
- the bioA gene encoding adenosylmethionine--8-amino-7-oxononanoate transaminase, with protein sequence MNIDKNLLEKWDKEYIWHPYTQMKEYRESKNLIIERGEGNYLIDIYGNKYLDAVSSIWCNLFGHSRKEIIEAIKNQADKICHSTLLGCGNVPSILLAKKLVDITPKHLTKVFYSEDGAEAVEIAIKMAYQYYVLRGDKGRTKFISVKEGYHGDTVGAMSVGGSELFHGVFKPLLFKGYHANPPYCYRCKYHNFKDTDERNEKGCEMECLNEMISLIEKHAEEVFCVILEGGIMGSAGMIPYPDGYIEGVAKACKENDVIFILDEVATGFGRTGKMFFCDNEELKKLEKPDILCLGKGLTGGYLPLAATLTTDEIYNQFLGEFGESKQLYHGHTYTGNQLLCSAALATLEIFEKENVIENIQPKIKLFHKELRKLKELEHVGDVRGRGFMVGIELVKDKETKEPYPYGYKAGYRVAEKLLEKGIYMRPIGNVIILVPPLSITEKEIIYLCDALYEAIKEADL
- the bioF gene encoding 8-amino-7-oxononanoate synthase, with product MFREKLRREIEIIKNNGLYRFLRKKDDGVLDFSSNDYLCLSKHPEVIEAVKEGLKYGAGSTGSRLTSGNINHQRLEEKIAEFKETERTLVYSSGYATNVGVISALCKKGDLILSDKLNHASIIDGCKLSKADVLIYNHCDVEHLTNLIEENWGKYNNLFIVTDGVFSMDGDIAPLRDLKKIADEFNAILIIDDAHGTGVLGDGRGTLKHFNLKPSDNIVQIGTLSKAIGGLGGFVCGIEEVVEYLINTSRSFIFSTALPPHVVEGCIKAFEIIEKTDIVKKLQKNIKIANKVFKKYEFIKEDNLTPIYPFIFKEKTMEIAEHLIKNNIFCVGIRYPTVPKGLERIRVSINVGHEKEDFELLCERIKEVYSSD
- a CDS encoding 6-carboxyhexanoate--CoA ligase — its product is MYSIKMRASKNGKHISGAERIVNKDEIEETVKELVRRALTHENGTPDFINIKIEEIKEEITYINHLPIKTIHCKDKEEARETAKKILRNEGIPDSVIDYAYEIIDKGGMRGAAILNLKGERLEPDKERGVRVKNIDTTKELKEKILKENLGTERTVDAIAIASKVIHLGVIAELCTSDNKSYTTGYVATKKGYFRITNLKKEGESGGRVFFVKDDVDIEDLINKLENKPFIIK
- the bioB gene encoding biotin synthase BioB, with protein sequence MEIETFLKKSLKNKIDFDDALYLYNNFSAIDLLYLAFKIKNRIKNNSKIKLCAIINAKSGKCKEDCIFCSQSIYSKCNIPIYPLKSKKEILEYAKKIIDECSKISSSIERGTLIGAESPNLMDVGYPNRGFPLWVERFSIVTSGKKINDDEFIEIVEAIELIKEETNLKVCCSLGLLDREKLKELKKLDVRIHNNLEASKNYFKNICSTHSYEDKVKVIKEAKKLDLEVCSGGIFGLGESVEERIKMAFELKELGVDSVPINILHPIEGTKAYEKIKNGEIKPISVSDALKLIALYKIIMPYAEIRLAGGRIYNLRDFQSYALMVLDGLMVGNYLTTKGRCLEDDLKMIADFHSL
- the bioD gene encoding dethiobiotin synthase, which codes for MIFITGTDTGIGKTYVSSILAENLKKMGINVGYLKPVETGGREDTLTLKNILNTDDDLDLMNPINLKLPLSPNIAFDVENSPLTLDEIKEKIKNAYETLKEKYDFLIVEGAGGVCVPIKEDFLMSDLIKFLGLDAVVVSRPNLGTINHTLLTVEHLRNKGINVRGVIINCITDLSEVLYYEKTFETIEKVGNIEIIGIVKSREDFEIDFEKILR